Proteins from a genomic interval of Danio rerio strain Tuebingen ecotype United States chromosome 4, GRCz12tu, whole genome shotgun sequence:
- the LOC108183829 gene encoding uncharacterized protein isoform X2, translated as MAFVKEESEDVKIEETFTVKQEDLQEQTDLVKEYERSKEEEHHVKIEDKTHLETDDILKMRDKRCFTCNQCGKSLANRNKLKIHMRIHNREKLFTCTQCGKNFDQSSNLNQHMRIHTGEKPFTCTHCGKSFSNSANLNQHMRIHTGEKPFTCTQCGKSFSQSSYLNQHMRIHTGEKPFTCSQCGKSFSQSSSLNLHMRIHTGEKPFTCTQCGKSFSQSSNLNIHMRNHTGEKPFTCLQCGKSFSRSTSLNQHMMMHTGEKEYMCLKCEKTFITAAKLKRHQRVHTGEKPYKCSQCSKRFARSGTLKTHERIHTGEKL; from the coding sequence accTAGTTAAAGAGTATGagaggagtaaagaggaggaacatcatgtcaaaattgaagacaaaactcatttagagactgatgatattttaaaaatgagagaCAAGCGTTGTTTTACCTGcaatcagtgtgggaagagtttggcaaacagaaacaaactaaagatccacatgaggatccacaatagggagaaactattcacatgcactcagtgtgggaagaatttcgaccaatcatcaaaccttaatcaacacatgaggatccacactggagagaaaccattcacatgcacccattgtgggaagagtttcagcaactcagcaaaccttaatcaacacatgaggattcacactggagagaaaccattcacatgtactcagtgtgggaagagtttcagccaatcatcataccttaatcagcacatgaggatccacactggagagaaaccattcacatgcagtcagtgtgggaagagtttcagccaatcatcatcccttaatctacacatgaggatacacactggagagaaaccattcacatgtactcagtgtgggaagagtttcagccaatcatcaaaccttaatatacacatgaggaaccacactggagagaaaccattcacatgccttcagtgtgggaagagttttagccgctcaacatcccttaatcaacacatgatgatgcacactggagagaaagagtatatgtgcttgaagtgtgagaagacttttattacagctgcaaAATTGAAACGCCACCAGAgggttcacactggagaaaaaccgtacaagtgttcacagtgCAGTAAGAGGTTTGCTCGCTCAGGaaccctgaaaacacatgagaggattcacactggagagaaactgtaG